In Magnetospirillum sp. XM-1, a single window of DNA contains:
- a CDS encoding EAL domain-containing protein — MDVSQTIKGLFHSAVDAICAHRDGTIVVANPAFARLFGYASADDMAGKRVLDTLAPEERERIGEFIRRRATGIDAPSFYAATGLRRDGSRFEMEVGASMFQGDGESFCVAVLRDISDAAAAKRHLVESEERFRNLFKLSPDPTWIIQDNRFVECNRAAVAILGYPDEDSLKNVHPSELSPEFQPDGEASFTKAERMMGLTMANGLHRFEWTHKRRDGSLLPAEVTLSATLLQGKPSIYCSWRDISERHQAEAQMRLAAGVFDSTQEGIVVTDIDGTIVSVNPAFTRITGYAGCEVIGKTPAILKSHHQDQNFYRAMWADLRARGEWRGELWNRRKDGEAYLEWLTISAVNGPDGKPARFVAVFSDVTELRRKDDQIRHQAYHDALTGLPNRFLLGDRLDHAMEMARRTQAQVAVLFLDLDRFKIVNDSLGHHEGDKLLVEVARRIGQTVRKSDTVSRLGGDEFVVVLGTFSDSTEVALVAEKIIASLSKPLRLSGKAVHTGTSIGIAVFPQDGEDAATLLKNADTAMYQAKAAGRSCFRFFDRSMNALAVRRLELEAQLRQAMEAGQLELHYQPKVVVETGALAGLEALLRWNHPEQGWIPPMEFIPLAEESGLIIPLSYWVVEEACRHLAQWRKAGIQAKVAINLSARQFHDDKLPQRIEAILQRCKVPGSALEIELTEGSVMDEPRRAIVILQRLRALGLRISLDDFGTGYSSLAYLKRFPISTVKIDRSFVMDLPDDPEDAAIVRAILDLARGLNLDVVAEGVETAEQMEFLRAAGCGQIQGYYFSPPLPAAELGEWLRKKP; from the coding sequence ATGGATGTGAGCCAGACCATCAAGGGATTGTTCCATAGTGCGGTCGACGCCATCTGCGCCCACCGCGACGGCACCATCGTGGTGGCCAATCCCGCCTTCGCCCGGCTGTTCGGTTACGCTTCCGCCGACGACATGGCCGGCAAGCGGGTCCTCGACACCCTGGCCCCGGAGGAGCGCGAGCGGATCGGCGAATTCATCCGCCGCCGCGCCACGGGAATCGATGCGCCGTCCTTCTACGCCGCCACCGGCCTGCGCCGCGACGGCAGCCGGTTCGAGATGGAAGTCGGCGCCTCCATGTTCCAGGGCGACGGAGAAAGCTTCTGCGTCGCGGTGTTGCGCGACATCTCGGACGCGGCGGCCGCCAAGCGCCATCTGGTGGAGAGCGAGGAGCGCTTCCGCAATCTGTTCAAGCTGTCGCCCGACCCCACCTGGATCATCCAGGACAACCGCTTCGTGGAATGCAACCGGGCGGCCGTCGCCATCCTGGGCTATCCCGACGAGGACTCGCTGAAGAACGTCCACCCATCCGAATTGTCGCCGGAATTCCAGCCCGACGGCGAAGCCTCGTTCACCAAGGCCGAGCGGATGATGGGGCTGACCATGGCCAACGGGCTGCACCGGTTCGAATGGACGCACAAGCGCCGCGACGGCAGCCTCCTTCCCGCCGAGGTCACCCTGTCGGCCACCTTGCTGCAGGGCAAGCCCTCCATCTACTGCTCGTGGCGCGACATCTCCGAGCGCCATCAGGCCGAGGCCCAGATGCGCCTGGCCGCTGGCGTCTTCGATTCCACCCAGGAAGGCATCGTCGTCACCGACATCGACGGCACCATCGTGTCGGTGAACCCCGCCTTCACCCGCATTACCGGCTATGCTGGCTGCGAGGTGATCGGCAAGACCCCGGCCATCCTCAAATCCCATCATCAGGACCAGAACTTCTACCGCGCCATGTGGGCCGACCTGCGGGCCAGGGGGGAGTGGCGCGGCGAATTGTGGAACCGACGCAAGGACGGCGAGGCCTATCTGGAATGGCTGACCATCAGCGCCGTCAACGGCCCCGACGGCAAGCCGGCCCGCTTCGTGGCGGTGTTCTCCGACGTCACCGAATTGCGGCGCAAGGACGACCAGATCCGCCATCAGGCCTATCACGACGCCCTGACCGGCCTGCCCAACCGCTTCCTGCTGGGCGACCGCCTGGACCATGCCATGGAGATGGCCCGGCGCACCCAGGCCCAGGTGGCGGTGCTGTTCCTCGACCTCGACCGCTTCAAGATCGTCAACGACAGCCTGGGCCACCACGAGGGCGACAAGCTGCTGGTGGAGGTGGCCCGGCGCATCGGCCAGACGGTGCGCAAGAGCGACACCGTGTCGCGCCTGGGCGGCGACGAGTTCGTGGTGGTGCTGGGCACCTTCAGCGACAGCACCGAGGTGGCGCTGGTGGCCGAGAAGATCATCGCCAGCCTGAGCAAGCCCCTGCGGCTGTCGGGCAAGGCGGTGCACACGGGCACCAGCATCGGCATCGCCGTCTTTCCCCAGGACGGCGAGGACGCCGCCACCTTGCTGAAGAACGCCGACACCGCCATGTACCAGGCCAAGGCGGCGGGCCGCAGCTGCTTCCGCTTCTTCGACCGCTCCATGAATGCGCTGGCGGTGCGCCGCCTGGAACTGGAGGCGCAGCTGCGCCAGGCCATGGAAGCCGGCCAGCTGGAACTGCACTACCAGCCCAAGGTGGTGGTGGAGACCGGCGCCCTGGCCGGGCTGGAGGCGCTGCTGCGCTGGAACCATCCCGAGCAGGGGTGGATTCCGCCCATGGAGTTCATCCCGCTGGCCGAGGAAAGCGGCCTGATCATTCCTCTCAGCTATTGGGTGGTCGAGGAGGCCTGCCGCCATCTGGCCCAGTGGCGCAAGGCCGGAATCCAGGCCAAGGTCGCCATCAACCTGTCGGCGCGGCAGTTCCACGACGACAAGCTGCCCCAGCGCATCGAGGCGATCCTTCAACGCTGCAAGGTGCCGGGCAGCGCGCTCGAGATCGAGCTGACCGAAGGCTCGGTGATGGACGAGCCCCGCCGGGCCATCGTGATCTTGCAGCGGCTGCGCGCTCTCGGCCTGCGCATCTCGCTCGACGATTTCGGCACCGGCTATTCCAGCCTGGCCTACCTGAAGCGCTTCCCCATCAGCACCGTGAAGATCGACCGCTCGTTCGTCATGGACCTGCCCGACGACCCCGAGGACGCCGCCATCGTGCGGGCCATCCTCGACCTGGCCCGCGGCCTCAATCTGGACGTGGTGGCAGAAGGGGTGGAAACCGCCGAGCAGATGGAGTTCCTGCGCGCCGCCGGCTGCGGCCAGATCCAGGGCTATTACTTCAGCCCGCCGCTGCCCGCCGCCGAACTGGGCGAGTGGCTCAGGAAGAAGCCCTAG
- a CDS encoding methyl-accepting chemotaxis protein yields the protein MTVLAAATAAALVGISLGWGVVLGELKVNGPVYGRIIQAKDLVADILPPPEYIIESYLTASQALAAGPAELASLKETMARLRKDYDDRHKYWQDQTLDASVRDGLLVESYKPAVQFYEQVFAGFFPALEKGDRDAAQASFAVLTGLYAKHRAAIDTLVTRSDALSKAVEAQAADQESTYKLLVVAFTILAALATLALVVGMARAIIAPMARLGEAVGRLGGGALDVRVPETGRADEIGPLARALDGWRQGLIEAEARRRAEQEEQARIQVRQQRVEAATRRFDTAVMAMLGRIKGSVEHLHTASNSLSANAAQTHVQGAAVSAATEQSAASVESVASAGCELTASIDEISSQVHRSSTIVEAASREAEAANGRISGLTEAVERIGQVLGLINDIASQTNLLALNATIESARAGEAGKGFAVVAHEVKNLAGQTSRATEDIARQIAAVQEEAGSAVSALASIAETIVRINEMSSSIAGAVEQQGAAAAEISRNVQQAAAGSREVVHNITGVVGAAEETGAMARAVFEAANQLLGESADLEREVASFLKEMAA from the coding sequence TTGACCGTTCTTGCCGCGGCGACAGCCGCAGCCCTGGTCGGCATTTCGCTGGGCTGGGGCGTCGTGCTGGGCGAGCTCAAGGTCAATGGGCCTGTCTATGGCCGCATCATTCAGGCCAAGGATCTGGTCGCCGACATTCTGCCGCCGCCGGAATACATCATCGAATCCTACCTGACGGCGTCGCAGGCCCTGGCCGCCGGTCCGGCCGAACTGGCGTCGCTCAAGGAAACCATGGCGCGGCTGCGCAAGGATTACGACGACCGTCACAAATATTGGCAGGATCAGACCCTGGACGCCTCGGTTCGCGATGGCCTGCTGGTGGAATCCTACAAGCCGGCGGTGCAGTTCTATGAACAGGTTTTCGCCGGCTTCTTTCCGGCGTTGGAGAAGGGGGACCGTGACGCGGCCCAGGCGTCCTTCGCGGTTCTGACGGGGCTCTACGCCAAGCATCGCGCCGCCATCGACACCCTGGTGACGCGCTCGGACGCCCTGTCCAAGGCGGTTGAAGCCCAGGCCGCCGATCAGGAATCCACCTACAAGCTGCTGGTGGTGGCCTTCACCATCCTGGCGGCCCTGGCGACCCTGGCCCTGGTGGTCGGCATGGCGCGGGCGATCATCGCCCCCATGGCCCGGCTGGGCGAGGCGGTCGGCCGGCTGGGTGGCGGCGCGCTGGACGTCCGGGTGCCGGAAACCGGGCGCGCCGACGAGATCGGCCCCCTGGCCCGCGCCCTGGACGGCTGGCGTCAAGGCCTGATCGAGGCGGAGGCCCGCCGCCGCGCCGAGCAGGAGGAGCAGGCCCGCATTCAGGTCCGCCAGCAGCGGGTCGAGGCGGCGACGCGGCGTTTCGACACCGCGGTGATGGCCATGCTGGGGCGGATCAAGGGCTCGGTCGAGCATCTGCATACCGCCTCCAACAGCCTGTCGGCCAACGCCGCACAGACCCATGTGCAGGGCGCCGCCGTGTCCGCCGCCACCGAGCAATCGGCGGCCAGCGTGGAAAGCGTCGCCTCGGCCGGTTGCGAACTGACCGCTTCCATCGACGAGATTTCGTCGCAGGTTCACCGCTCCAGCACCATCGTCGAGGCGGCGTCCCGCGAGGCCGAGGCCGCCAATGGCCGCATCTCGGGACTGACCGAGGCGGTGGAGCGTATCGGCCAGGTGCTGGGCCTGATCAACGACATCGCGTCGCAGACCAATCTGCTGGCCTTGAACGCCACCATCGAATCGGCCCGGGCCGGCGAGGCGGGCAAGGGCTTCGCCGTGGTCGCCCACGAAGTGAAGAACCTGGCCGGGCAGACGTCGCGCGCCACCGAGGACATCGCGCGCCAGATCGCCGCCGTGCAGGAGGAAGCCGGGTCGGCGGTGTCCGCCCTGGCCTCCATCGCCGAGACCATCGTCCGCATCAACGAGATGTCGTCCTCCATCGCCGGGGCGGTGGAGCAGCAGGGCGCGGCGGCGGCGGAAATCTCGCGCAACGTCCAGCAGGCCGCCGCCGGCTCGCGCGAGGTGGTGCATAACATCACCGGCGTGGTGGGGGCCGCCGAGGAGACCGGGGCCATGGCCCGCGCGGTGTTCGAGGCCGCCAACCAGCTGCTGGGCGAAAGCGCCGACCTGGAGCGCGAGGTCGCCTCCTTCCTGAAGGAAATGGCCGCCTGA
- the queE gene encoding 7-carboxy-7-deazaguanine synthase, protein MSYTVREIFHTLQGEGVQAGRPAVFLRFAGCNLWSGREEDRADATCRFCDTDFVGGEKFADAAALADAVLAAGGDTRYVVVTGGEPGLQLDTALVRALHARGFQIAIETNGTVDLPGGIDWVCVSPKAGTGLKTTRGDELKLVFPQAGAAPEDFESLDFAHFLLQPMDGPDREANTQAAIAHCLTHPRWRLSLQTHKLLGIP, encoded by the coding sequence ATGTCCTATACCGTCCGCGAAATCTTCCACACCCTGCAGGGCGAAGGGGTGCAGGCGGGCCGCCCGGCGGTCTTCCTGCGCTTTGCCGGCTGCAATCTGTGGAGCGGGCGCGAAGAGGACCGCGCCGACGCGACCTGCCGCTTCTGCGACACCGACTTTGTCGGCGGCGAGAAGTTCGCCGACGCGGCCGCCCTGGCCGACGCGGTGCTGGCGGCGGGCGGCGACACCCGCTACGTGGTGGTGACCGGCGGCGAGCCGGGCCTGCAATTGGATACGGCGCTGGTCCGGGCGCTGCACGCCCGGGGCTTCCAGATCGCCATCGAGACCAACGGCACGGTGGACCTGCCCGGCGGCATCGACTGGGTGTGCGTCAGCCCCAAGGCCGGAACCGGATTGAAGACCACGCGGGGCGACGAGTTGAAGCTGGTCTTCCCGCAAGCGGGCGCCGCGCCTGAGGATTTCGAGTCCCTGGACTTCGCCCATTTCCTGCTGCAGCCCATGGACGGGCCGGACCGCGAGGCCAATACGCAAGCCGCAATCGCGCATTGCTTGACTCATCCGCGCTGGCGGCTCAGCTTGCAGACCCACAAATTGCTGGGAATTCCCTGA
- a CDS encoding 6-carboxytetrahydropterin synthase — MSTFRVRRRIEIDAGHRIMTHGSKCRNLHGHRYVVEVECEASHLHPSGEQTDMVVDFGFLKDEMMRLIDAPCDHGFIAASADADLLALFAPEDGGEEWVKAIRATVAADGAALTTETRMGTKLYVVPFQPTAECLAKHWFEVLVAPVRKRSDATARLVAVRVWETPNCMAEYAPA, encoded by the coding sequence ATGTCCACCTTCCGCGTCCGCCGCCGCATCGAGATCGACGCCGGCCATCGCATCATGACCCACGGCTCCAAGTGCCGGAACCTGCACGGCCACCGCTACGTGGTCGAGGTGGAGTGCGAGGCCAGCCACCTGCATCCCAGCGGCGAGCAGACCGACATGGTGGTGGATTTCGGCTTCCTCAAGGATGAGATGATGCGCCTGATCGACGCGCCTTGCGATCACGGCTTCATCGCGGCGTCGGCCGATGCCGACTTGCTGGCCCTATTCGCCCCGGAGGACGGCGGTGAAGAATGGGTCAAGGCCATCCGCGCCACGGTTGCCGCCGACGGCGCGGCGCTCACCACCGAGACCCGCATGGGCACCAAGCTCTACGTGGTGCCCTTCCAGCCCACCGCCGAATGCCTGGCCAAGCACTGGTTCGAGGTGCTGGTGGCGCCGGTGCGCAAGCGCTCGGACGCCACCGCCCGTCTGGTGGCGGTCAGGGTGTGGGAAACCCCCAACTGCATGGCCGAATACGCCCCGGCGTGA
- a CDS encoding GH1 family beta-glucosidase, whose translation MTIAKAADAAPQGARQFPKDFFWGASTAAYQIEGAYDTDGRGMTIWDKFTADGKIMDGSSAKVACDHYHRYPEDIALMKAAGFQAYRFSLAWPRIVPAGTGRINEKGLDFYDRLVDKILEAGIKPMACLYHWDLPQPLEDKGGWQGRDIVGPFAEYARIATKRLGDRVKDWYMLNEPNVVAIIGYGIGEHAPGYKLGEDGILKALHHQNLAQGTALRAIRAEHSDAVLGTVINLQPCRSQDDDPKNRAAAIRWDAVWNRVPLDGVMRGAIPDVLAEKMAHIVKPGDMETCKFPIDMLGINYYSRMTMKHEEGHPFDVFWGDAHCDRWTAMAWPVQPDGLYDLLREFKELYGNPAVFIAENGAAYDDVVTPDGQIHDAERVAFLKDHVSEVARAVKDGCNVKGYLVWSLLDNFEWAYGLSKRFGIIRVDYDTLKRTPKDSYKWFAEVIKTGRVG comes from the coding sequence ATGACTATCGCCAAAGCCGCCGATGCCGCCCCTCAAGGAGCGCGCCAGTTCCCCAAGGATTTCTTCTGGGGGGCTTCGACCGCCGCCTACCAGATCGAGGGCGCCTACGACACCGACGGGCGCGGCATGACCATCTGGGACAAGTTCACCGCCGACGGCAAGATCATGGATGGCAGCAGCGCCAAGGTGGCCTGCGACCACTACCACCGCTACCCCGAGGACATCGCCCTGATGAAGGCGGCGGGCTTCCAGGCCTATCGCTTCTCGCTGGCCTGGCCGCGCATCGTTCCGGCGGGAACCGGCAGGATCAACGAGAAGGGCCTCGATTTCTACGACCGGCTGGTGGACAAGATCCTGGAGGCCGGCATCAAGCCCATGGCCTGCCTCTACCACTGGGACCTGCCCCAGCCGCTGGAGGACAAGGGCGGCTGGCAGGGACGCGACATCGTCGGCCCCTTCGCCGAATACGCCCGCATCGCGACCAAGCGCCTGGGTGACCGGGTCAAGGACTGGTACATGCTGAACGAGCCGAACGTGGTGGCCATCATCGGCTACGGCATCGGCGAGCACGCGCCCGGATACAAGCTGGGCGAGGACGGCATCCTGAAGGCGCTGCACCACCAGAATCTGGCCCAGGGCACCGCGCTTCGCGCCATCCGGGCCGAACATTCCGACGCGGTACTGGGCACGGTGATCAACCTGCAGCCCTGCCGCTCCCAGGACGACGACCCCAAGAACCGGGCGGCGGCCATCCGCTGGGACGCGGTGTGGAACCGGGTGCCCTTGGACGGCGTCATGCGCGGCGCCATTCCCGACGTTCTGGCCGAAAAGATGGCCCACATCGTCAAGCCCGGCGACATGGAGACCTGCAAGTTCCCCATCGACATGCTGGGCATCAACTACTATTCCCGCATGACCATGAAGCACGAGGAAGGCCACCCCTTCGACGTGTTCTGGGGCGACGCCCATTGCGACCGCTGGACAGCCATGGCCTGGCCGGTGCAGCCCGACGGGCTTTACGACCTGCTGCGCGAGTTCAAGGAGCTGTACGGCAATCCGGCCGTCTTCATCGCCGAGAACGGCGCTGCCTATGACGACGTGGTCACCCCCGACGGCCAGATCCACGACGCCGAGCGCGTCGCCTTCCTGAAGGACCACGTCTCCGAGGTGGCCCGCGCCGTCAAGGACGGCTGCAACGTCAAGGGCTACCTGGTGTGGTCGCTCCTGGACAATTTCGAGTGGGCCTACGGCCTGTCCAAGCGCTTCGGCATCATCCGGGTGGATTACGACACCCTGAAGCGCACGCCCAAGGACAGCTACAAGTGGTTCGCCGAGGTGATCAAGACGGGGCGGGTGGGGTGA
- a CDS encoding acylphosphatase, with the protein MTGEVTVRVLIEGRVQGVWFRGWTVEQALARKLSGWVRNLVDGRVEALFHGPSHIVRDMVEACHRGPTAALVTRVETETSSEVPPPGFHQRPTA; encoded by the coding sequence ATGACGGGCGAGGTCACCGTTCGCGTGCTGATCGAAGGCCGGGTCCAGGGCGTCTGGTTCCGTGGCTGGACGGTCGAGCAGGCCCTGGCCCGCAAGCTGTCGGGCTGGGTGCGCAATCTGGTGGACGGAAGGGTCGAAGCCCTGTTCCACGGCCCCTCCCACATCGTCCGCGACATGGTCGAGGCCTGCCACCGGGGCCCCACCGCCGCCCTGGTCACCAGGGTGGAGACCGAAACCTCCTCCGAGGTGCCGCCCCCGGGCTTCCACCAGCGCCCCACCGCCTGA
- a CDS encoding rhodanese-like domain-containing protein, whose product MTLVKTHRQLIDEANALITTIPTAEAIAMHGRDDVVFVDIRDVRELEREGMIPGAFHAPRGMLEFWVDPTSPYYKEVFGQAKRFVFYCQSAWRSALATRAVQDMGLAPVAHVEGGFKGWKDAGGPVGPKPEHKKG is encoded by the coding sequence ATGACCCTGGTAAAGACTCATCGTCAGTTGATCGACGAGGCCAACGCCCTGATCACCACCATCCCCACGGCGGAAGCCATCGCCATGCATGGCCGGGACGACGTGGTGTTCGTCGATATCCGCGACGTGCGCGAGCTGGAGAGGGAGGGCATGATCCCCGGCGCCTTCCACGCGCCCAGGGGCATGCTGGAATTCTGGGTCGACCCCACCAGCCCCTATTACAAGGAGGTGTTCGGCCAGGCCAAGCGCTTCGTCTTCTACTGCCAGTCGGCGTGGCGCTCGGCCCTGGCGACCCGGGCGGTGCAGGACATGGGCCTCGCCCCCGTCGCCCATGTGGAGGGCGGCTTCAAGGGCTGGAAAGATGCGGGCGGGCCGGTGGGGCCCAAGCCCGAGCACAAGAAGGGCTAG
- a CDS encoding potassium/proton antiporter, with the protein MNAAILMVSGLVALSIFSSLLSFRIGAPLLLVFLCVGLVAGENGLGRIRFDDVNAAYMIGSIALAIILFDSGFHTSLKAFRIALWPAMALATGGVVVTTVVVAVPVHYLMGFDWLEAALMGAILSSTDAAAVFFLLRVGGIHVRDRVRSTLEVESGSNDPMAIFLTLALVGLLVAKGPISPVGIGMEFVTKFGIGAVAGMFGGGLIVLAVNKMGFERGLQPLAALSLAMVLFAATEELHGSGFLAVYIAGLVAGNARINAPETMRRFQDGLTWLAQIVMFLTLGLLATPAEFPAFAWQSLGVAAVLIFVARPLAAWICLLPYGFNRNETAFVAWVGLRGSVSVLLSIVPMVAGLPHGRDYFILAFLVVLISLGLQGWTIGAVARFLGQIVPKRIGPVERMELEIPGARHELVSYRIVADSLVARGHRLPRWAEPSLVVRDKKSYSAHAAKGLKSGDTVFLFARPERVPHLDRLFASAAPAAEADSRFFGDFALEPGAHMKDLALLYGLPVDPADHDMSASDWLVRELGHEPGIGDRVALGEVELIVRAMNWTDHITEIGLAVEPTRVDAPKLPVFQSRTELKAMLKRWMRKRA; encoded by the coding sequence ATGAACGCCGCCATCCTGATGGTTTCGGGCCTGGTGGCGCTGTCCATCTTCTCCAGCCTGCTCTCGTTCCGCATCGGCGCGCCGCTGCTGCTGGTGTTCCTGTGCGTCGGGCTGGTGGCGGGCGAGAACGGCCTGGGCCGCATCAGGTTCGACGACGTCAACGCCGCCTACATGATCGGCAGCATCGCGCTGGCCATCATTCTGTTCGATTCGGGGTTCCACACCAGCCTCAAGGCCTTTCGCATCGCGCTGTGGCCGGCCATGGCGCTGGCCACCGGCGGCGTGGTGGTGACCACCGTCGTGGTTGCGGTGCCGGTGCATTATCTGATGGGCTTCGACTGGCTGGAGGCGGCGCTGATGGGCGCTATCCTCAGCTCCACCGACGCGGCCGCCGTGTTCTTCCTGCTGCGCGTCGGCGGCATCCATGTGCGCGACCGCGTGCGTTCCACCCTGGAAGTGGAATCGGGGTCCAACGATCCCATGGCCATCTTCCTGACCCTGGCGCTGGTGGGCCTGCTGGTCGCCAAGGGGCCCATCTCGCCGGTGGGCATCGGCATGGAGTTCGTCACCAAGTTCGGCATCGGCGCAGTGGCCGGCATGTTCGGCGGCGGGCTGATCGTGCTGGCGGTCAACAAGATGGGCTTCGAGCGCGGGCTGCAGCCGCTGGCGGCGCTCAGCCTCGCCATGGTGCTGTTCGCCGCGACGGAGGAACTGCACGGCAGCGGCTTCCTCGCCGTCTACATCGCCGGGCTGGTGGCCGGCAACGCGCGGATCAACGCGCCCGAGACCATGCGCCGCTTCCAGGACGGGCTGACCTGGCTGGCCCAGATCGTCATGTTCCTGACGCTGGGCCTCCTGGCCACGCCGGCGGAGTTCCCCGCCTTCGCCTGGCAGTCCCTGGGCGTGGCCGCCGTGCTGATCTTCGTGGCCCGCCCGCTGGCGGCGTGGATCTGCCTGCTGCCCTACGGCTTCAACCGCAACGAGACCGCCTTCGTCGCCTGGGTGGGATTGCGCGGCTCGGTCTCGGTGCTGCTGTCCATCGTGCCCATGGTGGCGGGGCTGCCCCACGGGCGCGACTATTTCATCCTGGCCTTCCTGGTGGTGCTGATCAGCCTGGGGCTGCAGGGCTGGACCATCGGCGCGGTGGCCCGCTTCCTCGGCCAGATTGTCCCTAAGCGCATCGGTCCGGTGGAGCGCATGGAGCTGGAAATCCCCGGCGCCCGCCACGAACTGGTGTCGTACCGCATCGTCGCCGATTCCCTGGTGGCGCGCGGCCATCGCCTGCCGCGCTGGGCCGAGCCATCGCTGGTGGTCAGGGACAAGAAGTCCTATTCCGCCCACGCCGCCAAGGGGTTGAAGTCCGGCGACACCGTCTTCCTGTTCGCCCGCCCCGAGCGGGTGCCCCATCTGGACCGCCTGTTCGCCTCGGCCGCCCCGGCGGCGGAAGCCGATTCCCGCTTCTTCGGCGATTTCGCCCTGGAACCCGGCGCCCATATGAAGGACCTGGCCCTGCTTTACGGCCTGCCGGTGGACCCCGCCGATCACGACATGTCGGCATCGGACTGGCTGGTGCGCGAGCTGGGTCACGAGCCCGGCATCGGCGACCGGGTGGCCTTGGGCGAGGTGGAGCTGATCGTGCGCGCCATGAACTGGACGGACCACATCACCGAGATCGGCCTGGCGGTGGAGCCCACCCGCGTGGACGCCCCCAAGCTGCCGGTGTTCCAGAGCCGCACCGAATTGAAGGCAATGCTCAAACGCTGGATGAGGAAACGCGCATGA
- the dapF gene encoding diaminopimelate epimerase — MSDRAWPFLKMHGLGNDFVVLDARARAFDLTPARVRAIASRGTGVGCDQLVVLAPPSGNTADATMLIYNADGSEVAACGNASRCVAWLLMKETGLDKVVFETKAGLLDAESRGPFQVAVDMGPARLDWREIPVAEAVDTLHLGIAAGPLADPVGVSMGNPHAVFFVDDAESVDLAALGRGLEHHPMFPERANIEVAQVLTPPDAEIGRIRMRVWERGAGITMACGTGACATLVAAARRGLSPRKAEITLDGGQLTIEWLKDGHVLMTGPVAVAFAGTLDSSLLP, encoded by the coding sequence ATGAGCGATAGAGCCTGGCCCTTTCTGAAGATGCACGGCCTGGGGAACGACTTCGTCGTCCTCGACGCCCGCGCGCGCGCCTTCGATCTGACGCCCGCCCGAGTGCGCGCCATCGCGTCGCGCGGCACCGGGGTGGGCTGCGACCAGTTGGTGGTGCTGGCGCCTCCTTCGGGCAACACCGCCGACGCTACCATGCTGATCTACAACGCCGACGGTTCCGAGGTGGCGGCCTGCGGCAACGCGTCGCGCTGCGTCGCCTGGCTCTTGATGAAGGAAACCGGCCTCGACAAGGTGGTGTTCGAGACCAAGGCGGGATTGCTCGACGCCGAATCGCGCGGCCCCTTCCAGGTGGCGGTGGACATGGGACCGGCGCGCCTGGACTGGCGGGAAATTCCGGTGGCCGAGGCGGTGGACACCCTGCATCTGGGCATCGCCGCCGGACCGCTGGCCGATCCGGTGGGCGTCAGCATGGGCAACCCCCACGCGGTGTTCTTCGTGGACGACGCGGAAAGCGTCGACCTCGCCGCCTTGGGCCGTGGCCTCGAGCATCATCCCATGTTCCCCGAGCGCGCCAATATCGAGGTGGCCCAGGTCCTCACCCCGCCCGACGCCGAGATCGGGCGCATCCGCATGCGGGTGTGGGAGCGGGGCGCCGGCATCACCATGGCCTGCGGCACCGGGGCCTGTGCCACGCTGGTGGCGGCGGCGCGGCGGGGCTTAAGCCCCCGCAAGGCCGAGATCACCCTGGACGGCGGCCAGCTCACCATCGAGTGGCTGAAGGACGGCCACGTGCTGATGACCGGGCCGGTGGCGGTGGCCTTTGCCGGGACGCTGGATTCCAGCCTGCTTCCATGA